One window of Thermocoleostomius sinensis A174 genomic DNA carries:
- a CDS encoding slr1601 family putative cell division protein — translation MSAQPSRRLSSPSQASRQPSDRAVARVRRRSPRQSYQATAIEVSARLGVNVLLGIIAVSTLVKLVPYNLSQQQQLEEARSEVAKLDKRVDELRAEFDRHFDPQQSMHVMQEQSARMNPNQRQIIWLAPSATTAQQPERSPSEKTMTPIEGSQQQAFWLKR, via the coding sequence ATGAGCGCACAACCCTCTCGCCGCCTTTCATCTCCGTCTCAAGCTTCGCGGCAGCCTTCCGATCGGGCAGTGGCTCGTGTGCGCCGACGATCGCCCCGCCAGTCTTATCAAGCCACCGCGATTGAGGTTTCTGCCCGCTTGGGTGTGAATGTCTTACTTGGAATCATTGCAGTTTCTACCCTAGTGAAGCTAGTGCCATACAATCTATCGCAACAGCAGCAGTTAGAGGAAGCACGGTCAGAGGTGGCGAAACTAGACAAGCGGGTTGATGAACTGCGAGCAGAATTCGATCGGCATTTTGATCCCCAGCAGTCGATGCATGTCATGCAAGAGCAAAGCGCCCGGATGAATCCTAATCAACGACAAATCATCTGGTTAGCACCCAGTGCTACCACGGCTCAGCAGCCAGAACGCTCCCCATCCGAAAAGACAATGACGCCGATCGAAGGGAGCCAACAGCAAGCATTTTGGTTGAAGCGATAG
- a CDS encoding ABC transporter permease, whose amino-acid sequence MSRSTALRYYVLSRLLLAPLMIWVITTLIFLLMRATPGDPIDALLGPRAPEAAKQVLRERLGLDAPLIVQYFRYLGNLLRLDLGTSIATQGQTVWQIIGNHFPATVELAIFSAIVAVGVGISVGVLAASKPNTSLDVGGRLFGIVTYAVPMYWFGMILQLIFAVQLNWFPIGTRFPISLQAPQGPTGLYVIDSLLSGSLNQFVTSLYYLTLPSLTLGLLISGIFERIVRVNLKQTLKSDYVEAARARGIPERRIVLAHALKNALIPVITILGLTIASLLSGALLTEVTFSWPGLANRLYVAISQRDYPVVQGIMVFLSVIVVLSSILIDILNAYVDPRIRY is encoded by the coding sequence ATGTCCCGTTCTACCGCCCTTCGCTACTATGTGCTTTCGCGCTTGCTGCTGGCTCCATTGATGATCTGGGTGATCACGACGCTGATCTTCTTGCTGATGCGAGCGACCCCCGGTGATCCGATCGATGCACTGTTGGGCCCCCGTGCGCCGGAGGCTGCCAAACAAGTCTTGCGGGAACGATTGGGCTTAGATGCGCCGCTGATTGTGCAATATTTTCGGTACTTGGGCAATTTGCTGCGATTGGATCTGGGAACTTCGATCGCCACGCAGGGGCAAACCGTGTGGCAAATTATTGGCAATCACTTCCCCGCCACTGTAGAGTTGGCTATTTTCAGCGCCATTGTAGCTGTAGGGGTAGGCATTTCGGTAGGCGTGCTGGCTGCCTCTAAACCAAATACAAGCTTAGATGTCGGCGGTCGTTTGTTTGGCATTGTTACCTATGCCGTACCGATGTATTGGTTTGGCATGATTCTGCAATTGATCTTTGCAGTGCAACTCAACTGGTTTCCGATCGGCACGCGCTTTCCCATTTCCCTACAAGCTCCGCAAGGTCCAACAGGATTATATGTCATCGATAGTTTACTGAGCGGCAGCCTCAACCAGTTTGTCACCAGTCTCTACTACCTCACCTTGCCCAGTCTCACCTTGGGGCTACTGATTAGCGGTATTTTTGAGCGAATTGTACGAGTCAACCTCAAACAAACGCTCAAATCAGACTATGTAGAAGCGGCACGGGCCCGGGGCATTCCAGAACGGCGCATTGTGCTGGCTCATGCTCTCAAAAATGCGTTGATCCCAGTGATCACCATTTTGGGATTAACGATCGCATCCCTGCTCAGCGGCGCACTTCTCACCGAAGTCACCTTTTCTTGGCCAGGGCTAGCCAACCGCCTTTATGTAGCCATTTCCCAGCGCGACTATCCCGTCGTTCAAGGAATTATGGTGTTTCTGTCAGTCATTGTCGTTCTGTCCAGCATCCTAATTGACATTTTAAATGCCTATGTTGATCCCAGAATTCGGTACTAA
- a CDS encoding ABC transporter substrate-binding protein — translation MNGFLVWTRAVYRSRRSILKFLSLFSLCLILVVSCGTASDQPSSSTNSSNTAANSGRVTIGTTLKAETLDPADVYEIFPGILLYNLGDRLYTYEPGTTELVPQLATELPDVSDDGLTYTIPLREGVTFHDGTPFNAEAMAFSMQRFMENGGRPAFLLADQIESVEVTGEYELTITLKQPFAAFPSLLAFSGVTPVPPSSYEVGAGQFRPDTFIGTGPYKLASFSTDAIKLDVNENYWGEQPANQGIDIQVISSSANLFNTFKTGGLDVAYQTLDPDQIRSLVSEADQGGWQVIEAGTNTINYLVLNQRSEPLDDVRVRQAIAALIDRKLIVDRVFQGQAEPLYSLLPNTFPTYKPVFETEYGDGNADKARALLTEAGFSEANPLTLEIWHSSTSTARSLVASTLKASIEQKLPGLVNVEINTTESATIFDNLDKGTYPTVLLDWYPDYYDADTFITPFLSCDQGSVETGCEAGQTQAGGSFYYSEQANQLVKQQIAEQDETKREALFAELQALTAKDVPYIPLWQNKDYVFARQGLEGVEIQPTQQFLLWQIEKQPA, via the coding sequence ATGAACGGGTTTTTGGTGTGGACTAGGGCGGTGTATCGATCGCGGCGATCGATACTAAAGTTCTTGAGTTTGTTCAGTCTCTGTTTGATTTTGGTTGTCAGTTGTGGCACGGCTTCGGATCAACCAAGCTCAAGTACAAATAGCAGCAATACAGCGGCGAATAGTGGGCGGGTGACGATCGGCACAACGCTGAAGGCGGAAACCCTCGATCCGGCGGATGTTTATGAGATTTTTCCAGGAATCTTGCTCTATAACTTGGGCGATCGGTTATATACCTATGAGCCAGGTACAACGGAGCTTGTGCCGCAACTAGCCACCGAATTGCCTGACGTTAGCGATGATGGCTTAACCTACACGATTCCGTTGCGAGAAGGCGTCACTTTCCATGATGGAACCCCCTTTAATGCAGAAGCCATGGCTTTTTCCATGCAGCGGTTTATGGAAAACGGTGGTCGTCCCGCGTTCTTACTGGCCGATCAAATTGAATCGGTAGAAGTGACGGGTGAGTATGAGCTAACCATTACATTGAAGCAACCGTTTGCTGCTTTTCCGTCACTGTTAGCGTTCTCAGGCGTTACCCCGGTACCCCCGAGTTCTTATGAAGTGGGCGCAGGTCAGTTCAGACCGGATACTTTCATTGGCACAGGTCCCTATAAGCTGGCGTCCTTCAGTACCGACGCTATCAAGCTGGATGTCAACGAAAATTACTGGGGCGAACAACCTGCGAATCAAGGCATTGATATTCAGGTAATCAGCAGTTCGGCTAACCTGTTCAACACCTTCAAAACGGGTGGGCTGGATGTGGCCTATCAAACCCTTGACCCAGATCAGATTCGATCGCTAGTGAGTGAGGCCGATCAAGGTGGTTGGCAGGTGATTGAAGCCGGAACCAATACCATCAACTATTTGGTGCTGAATCAAAGAAGCGAACCACTGGATGATGTGCGAGTGCGACAGGCGATTGCGGCCCTGATCGATCGCAAGTTAATAGTCGATCGGGTGTTCCAAGGTCAAGCCGAACCACTCTACAGCCTCTTGCCCAATACCTTCCCCACCTATAAACCCGTGTTTGAAACCGAATACGGGGACGGCAATGCTGACAAAGCCAGAGCACTGTTAACGGAAGCTGGTTTCTCGGAAGCGAATCCACTGACGCTGGAAATTTGGCACTCGTCTACCTCAACGGCTCGTAGCTTAGTGGCCTCGACGCTCAAGGCATCGATCGAACAGAAGCTGCCCGGTTTGGTGAATGTAGAAATTAACACGACTGAATCTGCCACGATTTTTGACAACCTGGACAAGGGAACCTATCCCACCGTGTTGTTGGATTGGTATCCCGACTACTATGACGCCGACACGTTCATCACACCCTTCTTGTCGTGCGATCAGGGATCGGTAGAGACCGGTTGTGAAGCGGGACAAACCCAAGCAGGTGGTTCGTTCTACTACAGCGAACAAGCCAACCAACTTGTGAAACAGCAAATTGCCGAACAAGACGAAACCAAGCGAGAAGCCCTATTCGCGGAACTGCAAGCGCTAACGGCCAAAGATGTGCCGTATATTCCGCTCTGGCAGAATAAAGATTACGTCTTTGCCAGACAAGGGCTAGAGGGCGTAGAAATTCAGCCAACGCAGCAATTCTTGCTCTGGCAAATTGAGAAACAGCCAGCCTGA